In Haloarcula sp. H-GB4, a single genomic region encodes these proteins:
- the glpB gene encoding glycerol-3-phosphate dehydrogenase subunit GlpB, producing the protein MAIESEVLVIGGGLGGLTSALAAAREGADVRLVSYKQSTLRQASGLVDILGYTPDGDGPLTDPYEAIPSLPEAHPYRKVGVQTVRDALSLFDDAVPTYEGEHTDTNALLPTHGGSIKPTARYPAGASAGLASDTRDTLLVGIEEMVDFDAPHVAAHLDATGVPFDVRGETIRFPGDLRADAKVTRYAKLLDTNSEVAVRGRMVPAREALAQRVNPLLEDEERVGFPAILGDDNPGAIRDALGDHLGVDVFEVPMGPPSLPGLRLEDALFSALDEAGASIETGNPVVDFEGEDRIEKVFIEKNGAKIPNSADQYVLATGGFVGKGVESDRDGVYEPVFDCHVPHAADRYDWFEGELFGDHEFARYGVATDDDLRPLDASEHSEFENLRAAGSVLGGYDFAAEKSGSGVSIATGYAAGQRAAQEAR; encoded by the coding sequence ATGGCTATTGAGTCGGAGGTACTCGTCATCGGCGGCGGCCTCGGCGGGCTGACCAGCGCGCTGGCGGCCGCCCGTGAGGGGGCTGACGTGCGACTGGTCTCCTACAAACAGAGCACGCTTCGACAGGCGTCGGGTCTGGTAGATATACTTGGCTACACGCCGGACGGCGACGGCCCACTGACCGATCCGTACGAGGCGATTCCGTCGCTGCCGGAGGCTCATCCGTACCGGAAAGTCGGTGTCCAGACGGTCCGGGACGCACTGTCGCTGTTCGACGACGCGGTTCCGACCTACGAAGGTGAGCACACGGACACGAACGCGCTCCTACCTACCCACGGCGGGAGTATCAAACCGACCGCCCGCTACCCGGCCGGAGCCAGCGCCGGCCTCGCTAGCGACACCCGCGACACGCTGCTGGTCGGCATCGAGGAAATGGTCGATTTCGACGCGCCCCACGTCGCTGCCCATCTCGACGCGACGGGCGTGCCCTTCGATGTCCGCGGCGAGACAATTCGGTTCCCGGGCGACCTGCGCGCAGACGCAAAGGTCACGCGGTATGCAAAACTTCTCGATACCAACAGCGAGGTGGCGGTTCGCGGGCGAATGGTTCCGGCCCGCGAAGCCCTCGCCCAGCGCGTGAACCCGCTGCTGGAGGACGAAGAGCGGGTCGGCTTCCCGGCGATTCTCGGCGACGACAACCCCGGAGCCATCCGCGACGCACTGGGTGACCACCTCGGTGTCGACGTGTTTGAGGTCCCGATGGGGCCGCCGTCGCTGCCCGGCCTCCGACTGGAGGACGCCCTGTTCTCGGCGCTGGACGAGGCCGGAGCCAGCATCGAGACCGGCAACCCTGTCGTCGACTTTGAGGGCGAAGACCGCATCGAGAAGGTATTCATCGAGAAGAACGGCGCGAAGATTCCCAACAGCGCCGACCAGTACGTCCTCGCGACCGGCGGCTTCGTCGGCAAGGGCGTCGAGTCCGACCGCGATGGGGTGTACGAGCCGGTGTTCGACTGCCACGTCCCCCACGCCGCGGACCGCTACGACTGGTTTGAGGGCGAACTGTTCGGCGACCACGAGTTCGCTCGCTACGGCGTGGCGACCGATGATGACCTGCGGCCCCTTGACGCAAGCGAGCATAGCGAGTTCGAGAACCTGCGCGCTGCCGGCTCCGTACTGGGCGGCTACGACTTCGCCGCCGAGAAATCCGGTAGCGGGGTCTCGATCGCAACAGGCTACGCGGCGGGCCAGCGCGCCGCACAGGAGGCACGATGA